Proteins from one Salmonella bongori NCTC 12419 genomic window:
- the chiP gene encoding chitoporin ChiP, whose product MRTFSGKRSTLALAIAGITAMSGWVVVPQAQAAGFFDDSTLTGGIYYWQRERDRKDVTDGDKYKTNLSHATWNANLDFQSGYAADMFGLDIAAFTAIEMAENGDSGHPNEIAFSKKNKGYDEDYSGDKSGISLYKAAAKFKYGPVWARAGYIQPTGQTLLAPHWSFMPGTYQGAEAGASFDYGDAGALSFSYMWTNEYKAPWHTEMDKFYQADKKTNVDYLHSIGAKYDFKNDLVLEAAFGQSEGYVDQYFAKGSYKFDLGGNPLTTSYQFYGARDKVDDRSANDIYDGTAWLQALTFGYKVAEVVDLRLEGTWVKADGQQGYFLQRMTPTYASSNGRLDIWWDNRSDFNANGEKAVFFGAMYDLKNWNLPGWAVGASYVYAWDAKPATWQSNPDAYYDKNRTIEESSYSLDAVYTLQDGRAKGTMFKLHFTEYDNHSNIPSWGGGYGNIFQDERDVKFIVIAPFTIF is encoded by the coding sequence ATGCGTACGTTTAGTGGCAAACGTAGTACGCTGGCTCTGGCTATCGCCGGTATCACAGCAATGTCGGGGTGGGTCGTGGTACCGCAGGCGCAGGCCGCCGGATTTTTCGACGATTCCACGTTAACGGGAGGTATCTATTACTGGCAGCGTGAGCGCGATCGTAAAGATGTGACCGACGGCGACAAATATAAAACCAACCTTTCTCATGCGACCTGGAACGCTAATCTGGATTTCCAGTCTGGTTATGCGGCGGATATGTTCGGTCTGGATATTGCAGCCTTTACTGCGATTGAAATGGCGGAAAACGGCGACAGCGGTCATCCAAACGAAATTGCCTTCTCGAAAAAGAATAAAGGCTACGACGAAGACTATTCCGGCGATAAGAGCGGTATCAGTCTTTATAAAGCCGCAGCGAAATTTAAATATGGCCCGGTCTGGGCGCGCGCCGGTTATATTCAACCTACCGGTCAGACGCTGTTAGCGCCGCACTGGAGTTTTATGCCGGGTACTTATCAGGGCGCGGAAGCCGGTGCCAGTTTTGATTATGGCGATGCGGGGGCGTTAAGTTTCTCCTACATGTGGACTAACGAATACAAGGCGCCGTGGCATACCGAAATGGATAAGTTTTATCAGGCAGATAAAAAAACCAATGTGGATTACCTCCACTCCATCGGCGCGAAATACGACTTCAAAAATGATCTGGTGCTGGAAGCGGCATTTGGACAGTCCGAAGGCTATGTTGATCAGTATTTTGCGAAGGGCAGCTACAAATTTGATTTAGGCGGCAATCCACTCACTACCAGTTACCAGTTCTATGGTGCGCGCGATAAGGTGGACGATCGCAGCGCGAATGATATTTACGACGGTACGGCCTGGTTGCAGGCGTTGACTTTTGGCTACAAAGTCGCGGAAGTGGTTGATCTGCGTCTGGAAGGTACCTGGGTGAAAGCCGATGGGCAGCAGGGCTATTTCCTGCAGCGTATGACGCCAACCTACGCCTCTTCTAACGGTCGTCTGGATATCTGGTGGGATAACCGCTCCGACTTTAACGCCAATGGTGAAAAGGCGGTTTTCTTCGGCGCGATGTATGACCTGAAAAACTGGAATCTGCCGGGCTGGGCTGTGGGGGCTTCTTACGTTTACGCCTGGGATGCTAAACCGGCAACATGGCAAAGTAACCCGGATGCCTACTACGATAAAAACCGCACGATTGAGGAGTCCTCATACAGTCTGGATGCGGTCTACACCCTGCAGGATGGGCGCGCCAAAGGCACTATGTTCAAACTGCACTTCACCGAATATGACAACCACTCCAATATTCCAAGCTGGGGCGGCGGTTATGGCAACATCTTTCAGGATGAACGCGACGTGAAATTCATCGTGATCGCGCCATTCACCATTTTCTGA
- the chiQ gene encoding ChiQ/YbfN family lipoprotein, which yields MKKMLLIASMATGLTACVSSPVPEEDSRLKEAYSACINTAQGSPEKVEACQSVLNVLKKDSKHQQFANEESVRVLDYQQCIQATRTGNDQAVKTDCDKVWQEIRSHNSAP from the coding sequence ATGAAAAAAATGCTACTTATTGCCAGCATGGCCACTGGATTAACGGCTTGCGTATCATCCCCTGTGCCGGAAGAAGATAGCCGTCTGAAGGAGGCATATAGCGCCTGTATCAACACCGCACAAGGCTCGCCTGAGAAGGTGGAAGCTTGCCAAAGCGTACTGAATGTCCTTAAAAAGGACAGCAAACATCAGCAATTCGCTAATGAAGAAAGCGTGCGGGTTCTGGACTACCAGCAGTGCATTCAGGCGACGCGTACGGGTAACGATCAGGCGGTTAAAACTGACTGCGACAAGGTCTGGCAGGAAATACGCAGTCATAATAGCGCGCCATAA
- the tcuC gene encoding tricarballylate/proton symporter TcuC, which translates to MAPHTPTTSRAGTFGTILRVTSGNFLEQFDFFLFGFYATYIARTFFPAESEFASLMLTFAVFGSGFLMRPVGAIVLGAYIDKIGRRKGLMVTLAIMGCGTLLIALVPGYQTIGLAAPALVLLGRLLQGFSAGVELGGVSVYLSEIATPGNKGFYTSWQSASQQVAIVVAALIGYSLNMTLGHDAISAWGWRIPFFIGCMIIPLIFVLRRSLQETEAFLQRKHRPDTREIFATIAKNWRIIIAGTLLVAMTTTTFYFITVYTPTYGRTVLNLSARDSLIVTMLVGISNFIWLPIGGAISDRIGRRAVLMGITLLALITTWPVMQWLTAAPDFTRMTLVLLWFSFFFGMYNGAMVAALTEVMPVYVRTVGFSLAFSLATAIFGGLTPAISTALVKLTGDKSSPGWWLMCAALCGLAATAMLFVRLSRGYSTAENKA; encoded by the coding sequence ATGGCACCACACACACCTACAACATCGCGCGCCGGCACGTTCGGCACCATACTGCGCGTGACAAGCGGCAATTTTCTTGAACAGTTTGATTTTTTCTTGTTCGGGTTTTATGCCACCTATATCGCCAGAACGTTTTTTCCGGCGGAAAGCGAATTTGCTTCACTCATGTTGACCTTTGCCGTCTTTGGATCCGGTTTTTTAATGCGTCCTGTCGGCGCGATTGTTCTTGGCGCCTATATTGACAAAATAGGACGTCGTAAGGGACTGATGGTAACGCTGGCGATTATGGGCTGTGGTACGTTGCTCATTGCGCTCGTCCCCGGCTACCAAACCATCGGCCTGGCAGCACCTGCGTTGGTGCTGCTGGGACGGTTATTACAGGGATTTTCTGCAGGCGTTGAATTAGGCGGCGTCTCGGTCTATCTGTCTGAAATTGCCACCCCGGGCAATAAAGGATTTTACACCAGTTGGCAATCCGCCAGTCAGCAGGTCGCGATAGTCGTTGCGGCGTTAATTGGTTACAGCCTGAATATGACGTTAGGACACGACGCGATATCGGCGTGGGGCTGGCGAATTCCGTTCTTTATCGGCTGTATGATTATTCCACTGATTTTTGTTTTACGCCGTTCATTACAAGAAACAGAAGCATTTTTACAACGCAAGCATCGCCCCGACACCAGGGAAATTTTTGCTACTATCGCCAAAAACTGGCGCATTATTATAGCCGGAACTCTGCTGGTGGCGATGACCACCACAACGTTTTATTTTATCACCGTCTATACGCCGACCTATGGCAGAACCGTACTTAATCTTAGCGCGCGGGACAGTTTGATTGTCACCATGCTGGTGGGCATCTCCAATTTTATCTGGTTACCCATCGGCGGTGCGATTTCCGACCGGATTGGCCGTCGCGCCGTATTAATGGGCATTACGTTGCTGGCGCTGATCACCACCTGGCCCGTCATGCAGTGGCTGACCGCCGCGCCCGACTTTACCCGCATGACGCTGGTACTGCTGTGGTTCTCTTTCTTTTTTGGCATGTATAACGGCGCAATGGTCGCGGCGTTAACCGAAGTGATGCCAGTCTATGTGCGTACCGTTGGTTTCTCGCTGGCCTTTAGCCTGGCGACGGCAATTTTTGGCGGCCTGACGCCAGCCATCTCTACCGCGCTGGTAAAGTTAACCGGCGACAAAAGTTCGCCCGGCTGGTGGCTGATGTGCGCGGCGTTATGCGGACTTGCCGCAACTGCTATGCTATTTGTGCGCCTGAGTCGCGGCTATAGCACAGCGGAAAACAAAGCCTGA
- the tcuB gene encoding tricarballylate utilization protein TcuB: MKQLEKLIIEATVLTEPEAEVERVMQVCNACRYCEGFCAVFPAMTQRLEFGKADIHYLANLCHNCGACLHACQYAPPHEFAINVPKAMAQARLETYQQYAQPAAFGALYRRAGITVALALIAGLTLFLLLAMALKGSLIHPPLAGDFYQIFPHSLLAWMFGSVFVLAIGLLMAGVIRFWREISPGIPRSAEIAEASHNALTLKYLDGGHGKGCNEADDAFTLLRRRFHHLTFYGFMLCFAATVVATGYHYVAGWEAPYPFFSLPVILGTLGGIGLLIGPAGLLWLNLRRSPLHGDARQKPMDRGFILLLLLTSLTGLALLAGRDTSGMGILLALHLGVVMALFLTLPYGKFAHGFFRCAALLKWAVEKRRGKQAGNTNN; encoded by the coding sequence ATGAAACAGCTTGAAAAATTAATCATTGAGGCTACCGTGCTTACCGAACCGGAAGCCGAGGTCGAACGCGTCATGCAAGTCTGTAACGCGTGTCGCTACTGCGAAGGTTTTTGCGCGGTATTTCCGGCGATGACCCAGCGGCTCGAATTCGGTAAAGCCGATATTCATTATCTGGCGAATCTATGTCATAACTGCGGCGCCTGCCTGCACGCGTGCCAGTACGCGCCGCCCCATGAATTTGCCATTAACGTGCCGAAAGCGATGGCGCAAGCCCGCCTGGAGACGTATCAACAGTATGCCCAGCCCGCCGCTTTTGGCGCGTTATACCGCCGCGCGGGTATCACCGTCGCGCTGGCGCTAATAGCCGGTCTGACGCTCTTTTTATTACTGGCGATGGCGCTGAAAGGGTCGCTGATTCATCCGCCGCTGGCCGGTGATTTTTATCAAATTTTCCCGCATAGCCTGCTGGCATGGATGTTCGGCTCAGTTTTTGTGCTGGCAATCGGTTTGCTTATGGCGGGCGTAATCCGCTTCTGGCGTGAGATCTCGCCGGGCATACCGCGTTCGGCGGAGATTGCGGAAGCGTCGCACAATGCGTTAACGCTGAAATATCTCGACGGCGGTCACGGCAAAGGCTGTAACGAAGCGGACGATGCGTTCACGCTGCTGCGCCGTCGCTTTCATCACCTTACCTTCTACGGTTTTATGCTCTGTTTTGCCGCCACGGTCGTGGCGACGGGCTATCACTACGTCGCCGGTTGGGAAGCGCCCTACCCGTTCTTTAGCCTGCCGGTCATACTTGGCACGCTGGGCGGTATCGGTCTGCTTATCGGTCCGGCCGGGCTATTGTGGCTTAACCTGCGGCGTTCGCCGTTACATGGCGATGCGCGTCAGAAACCGATGGATCGCGGCTTTATTCTGCTCCTGCTATTAACCAGCCTTACCGGACTGGCGTTACTGGCAGGCAGAGACACCAGCGGGATGGGCATATTGCTGGCGCTTCATTTAGGCGTGGTGATGGCGCTCTTTCTCACTCTTCCCTACGGAAAATTCGCTCACGGATTTTTCCGCTGCGCGGCCTTGCTCAAATGGGCAGTCGAGAAGCGACGCGGAAAACAGGCGGGAAATACAAACAACTGA